The Daphnia magna isolate NIES linkage group LG6, ASM2063170v1.1, whole genome shotgun sequence genome segment AGGCGATTAATTCAAAGGGCACTGTCAAACTGACATCATCTATGTCTTTTAGTCAACGATGCGAGGACTAAGGTGAGAAGGGAATGAGAACGCTTGATGAGTGAAAAACAGTCATAAACGTTCCAAATCAACGCCATCATGCTCAGTTCACAAACGATCAGCCAACAAATTTccgaaaaataagaaacaactaataaaaaaataaaaaaaaacacaaaacaaaaaattatcatCAAGTAGTCAAATTTTTCTGATGATGAAAATACTGGAGCGAAAGTTCACCGATCATTCTTTATTCATTTCACCTTTAGCCGGACCTGCCGACACCCCTCCTTGAGACGTTGGCACTGCAATGTTAACCCGCTTAGGAGAACGCGGAGGAACAGGCGGAGGTGGGCCCCTGGAGCCAGCCCCAGAAGCCAACCTCAAGTTGCTTGGCACACGATCTTTAAGGACGGCTGGCAAATTGACGGGCGTACCGGAACTTCCGCCAATGCCACCGCCGACACTATTTCCGGCAGCGCTGGTACCACCGCCTCCAACCACTGTGTTGCTGAAAGTAACTGCAGTTGCTGGTCCTGACATTGAACTCGCTCCTGTCGGATGTGGCAAAGTCGAAACACCACCCATCGCTCCGGCGTCTGACGCTGGGCGATTCGAAAGCAGACAACAATAACATCAACTTTTCTCTTACGTTTAAAAACCTATCGCTGTGAAGGCGCCTATTCTGTTTCACTACGCGCTGGAGGAAAGGCACTTGCCATTAAGTGAAATCCCCGGCAGATTGACGTAGACAGTGAATGTGTACAATAGCCGTATTTGAGATAGAGGCAGATTCTGCTAGGAATTGTAGGCTTGTTGGCAAGGACGATGTAGATTACCTGATTCCTGGCTGACGGCGAGCTGGTCGTAATTTGCCGGAGCCGCACTATCCGTGACGGAGGTTGCTCGTGTCCGAGCCGTCAATTTCTTCTTAGAAGGTGAATGTTTCAGCGCTGCATTTGCAGtcacggaaaaaaaaataaataaataaataaaaataaaatgaggaAAATTCAAATACATCAGTCCTTCGATAAAAACAAATCTCACAGAGCTAATCAATAATTAAACTACAAAATGGCTTAGAAAgtaaagagagaaagaataaAACGATGGAGGGATTATTGAAGATCAACTGAAATCATAGTCCAACTAGGGACAtcaacggaaaaaaaaaacaaactaagTTGCTTACGAACCGAAACATTTTGACGCAATATTCATAGTACGTGAACTACATCAGAAATGAGTTTTCTAATAAGCAGGAAGTTTTAATCTCAAAAGCTACGGAAGGAATAATGAAATCGTGTTCGATTAAAAACTGAGTCAGCGCCTGGAATCAAAATGAAGACCTCGTTTCGGATGCAATAGACAAGCATCCGAAactagaaaataaaaagggcgcaaaaataaaaggattaCTCCTCAAGGacggtaaacaaaaaaaaaaaaaaggggaaaaggaaaaaccacAAAGAAACCAACGCATCGAAATTtgcccacaaaaaaaaaactaaacattGTCGTGCTAGATGTCTGACCatgacgaaaaaagaaaacgaaaaatgagaCCAGTCTTTGGAATCCACCAaccaagaaataaaataaaaaaacgtatGCATGTTTATGTCGACATAACATGCCAGTTGGAAAAAAAGTGTGCTGAATCCGAGAACATTGAACACGGACGccaaaagagaacaaaaaaagtttggtcaaaatagatttaaaaaaaaaaaaaaaagtgcggAATAGACGAATGAAAAGTTGAGAACGCTGGAATTGTTCTAAACGGAGCATTTACCTAAGTAGCTGGATACCAAGTTGCGGAATTTACGATGTTTGCCTTTAAATTCGGGCAAATCCACTGCAAGCCGATTTTTGTAAATTGATTCGGTATTTTTTCGAGCAATAAGTTAGAGGGGGCAGAAAACGAGAAAAGAGAATAATATGAAAGACATGAAGTTCAGAAAggccgtgaaaaaaaaaaaaaacataagagCAGACGGAAATGCCACACAGTTAGgcgaggaggaggaggaggaggataACGACAGTTAAGTCCAAAACCCATCACGGAAACTCGAATAGAACccagggggggaaaaaaagagagacagaAGGACAAATTGAGAACGGCAGAGGTAAGTCATAtagaaatattttcatcaAAGGAAAAGCTGTTTGTTTACGTTGTCCCAACTTTTCctcaaaaatgaaagaaagaaaaagaaaacagcttGAAGCACTGCTTTTCTTTGAGGTTCAAATACCGTATACATCAGAGTGAAAGAAGATCCCGACAACCAAACTCATGATAAGAAATCTTTGAACGAAGCTCATTTGCCATAGTGAAAAAATAGTAATTTTGACTTACGTGATGGCACCTTTCTGAAGACCTGCTTAGCCATGAAGTTTTGGAATCGCTGCGAATAAAAGCCAGGACGATGGACCGATACCGTATCCTATACAGAATAGTGTTACAACATTAGGCCttgatttaaacaaaataacacaCACGATAGAAAGAAGCTTGAGCAATTCCAgacaattcaaaagaaaacaaacaatcatACCCCATCATGGATCATGGCCTTGAGTGTGTGTTCAAGCTTTTTCTTCAGTCGGTAGCTCTGCAAAATGTCTATAATACCTAGAAATATGAGAAGTCTCTCGCCCTTAGCATTACGGGCTGGAATACCACCGGGTCTATTCAAGGGTAATCAGAAAGACGAAGTATAAACACGACTGATACCATGTGTGAAGATGTTTTCAAATTAACTTACGGAACATCGTCTTCCTCGTCAATGGGTTCACTTTCCGCCTGGATACTTTCTAAAGCAGTGGAATGAGCCACCAATTTCTGACGGTTGATGGAGCGGCTACGAACTAAAGGTGGGGGTTGAGTAGATCCTGTTGCCCCGGAGGACGTTCCTGCCACAGCTCCGTTCTCCTCTCCACTATCTTCGTCACCAATTGAATTGTTCCTACGACGCTCAGCTTCTTCTTTGGCTGCCAAATCCAGATTGTGAATTGCAACTAAAAGGCTGTAGTCCATTATCTTAAAGCTTTCCAAAACACGACAGTCTCGTTGAATCGTCTTAATCAATGCATTATACGTATCCGCTTCCAACATAATTCCATCTGGATGCAGTTCTAGGAAATCCAGGTCCTTGAAAGTGGGCACTGTTTTACTCCGCTCTGATTTTGAAGCCTTTAATAAAGGGGAAACATAATTGCATAAACTGAACGTATTATGTCCCATTAACACAATAAACTAACGTACTTTTCTTTTATAGGTAGAACCTTTGAGATCGTATTTTTCATGTAGCTTTATGGAAGATGGTAGTAAGTTGTTCATTACCACCATGCGTACGTTTTTCGAGTTGCAAATGTAACAATACAATCCGAAAAACTTTGGCAGTAGTGTCCGTGGGTTCTGATTGAGGTtctaaagaaattaaataatGAGTAATTAGACATCTACATACTAAGGTTGAAGTATAATTTCATACCATGTAATAACCAAGGAGCAATTTCATGAGAAATTCTCCCTCTTTGTGTTGTACAGTTTTTATAATGAATTCGTCGTCTGCCGACAGGTAGAAAATAGATCCGCTAGCTCCCGGATTAGTCAATTCTCTTAGCGGCTCGTTACACAGCGATAACTGTAAACACAAGTTTAATTGGCATGCGTACGGCAATTACAATAtgaaaaatggtaaaaaaaaaaaatcctttttcgtTTAACCCACCAAGAAGTCATCGGGTTGAATACCGAAGAGATCACGAAAATATCGGAAGGCGATAGGGGCGAATGACTTAAAACGAAAATCTGAGTAATGATGTGCAGGGGTCAGCTGCGATCCTTgggaataaaaatttgttgtttCAATGGTCATGAAATCTTGCATCAGAAGGTCTCTTTCAGGTTTGGAGGCTAGGCCTCCAACAGCGTGGCTGATTCCCAATTGTATGGAACCCATAATTTGTGAAGTGTGTATCTAAATATCAATATGGTAGAATATAATAGATACACCATCTAGTCAAACAATATAACTTGCTCACTTTTTTATACGTCACTTCACCTCCTTCTCCTACTCTCCGATGACCAAGTTTCTTTTCTCTATCTGTTTTTAATGTACCAGCAGATCTAGCTCGTGGAGATAAAGGAGTTTTTGGACCATCTCCCGTTGCCAGAGAAGGATCTTGAGCCATCTAAGAGCATTAAAAACATGAAACTAAACTAGGAAAAGGGCTTTAAGAATCTACTAAATAACATGAGATGTACCACTATTGCAAAACTTTGGGTTTCTTTTGCTGTATTGCACAACCACAATGGTCTGCAAACATATGTGAAATTATTCTATATACATCAACAGAAAAGCTTAACATACCTCAAGTGGTGGtggcctcttttcttttttactagAACCTGTAGCAACATCTTCAGAGGAACTGAGCTCATCATCATGTTGAGGGATACAGTCGTTTGGATCAAAAGATGGATTATGCTGATTCATGGGAGTTAAACTTCTTGCTGCTTCTTTATGGTTACTCTCAGTATGAGAGAGACCATCTTGATGAACTGTTGTATCATTTTCTGAAGATGGATGTGTTTTTTCCTGTCTTTCACCTATCTCCAAGATAGAATGTGGGCCTGACATGGACGAAACGGCACCGAGTTGTACGACGGCTGAAATTGTACTCATTCCACTCAGAATGGGTTTTAAGATTTGAAGACGATTACAAGTGAGTTACATGGAATtcagtaagttttttttttcattaaacgtCCACCCTGATCTCTAGTTACGAACAGAACTCGTCTACTCAACGCCTCACACAAACTAGGACAAATTCagtttagtattttaatactACAGCGATCAGCTGGTTTCTAATGTAAGAGGTTGCCGCGGCAACGAGTTGTTTAGGCTGAATTTAAGGTTTTCTTGTTACAAACGtattatttgaattttcagaatactttttcctctttttcaaaGTTTCAGTACTATTTACGTTACATTTAGTCACCCAATTTAGTGTGTTTTAgggaatagaagaagaaaaacgtaaAATGCCTTTAGTACGGAACAAACCACTTGCAGACTGTCTCGATTTTGAAGCAAGCATTCGACATTATCAAGATCTTAGTACGCttgacaaaaaataattattgtaAACTTTCAATTTTCCTTATTCTTGGGCATaatattttatctttttgaCAGATCACCAGATAGAACAACAAACGACTGCTGTATTCGATATGGTGAACAGACTAAATAATTCCAAGAACTCCGAAAACGTAAATCGCGCCAATTATTCACATAAATATTTATTCTAGTTGAAGtagcaattattttttttatcaatgaTAAACAAACAGAACGGATTTCCTTTGACGTTCATGTCAAACACTTAATGTAAAACACTTACAGTGGTAGAAATAATtgctgtaaaaaaatttaaatagttCCAACAGACCAGttaaatttcatattttctgTCTCCAACGGTGAAGTCACAATACGCAGAAAAATCCAAAACTGAGGTCCTGGATCAGTTCAAGGAAAGCAGCAAGAACACTTCATCAGACGCAACAGTCGCAGTGCCGCGTGCAGCCACTCGTGACAAACCTGCGGTGAATAAACATCAAATCATAGTAGATTTGAACCAACGTTTACGCGACCTTCAAAACGAATTGGAATCTTCAAGACTTCAACAGAAAAAATCGGTTGGTTTGCTGAACTgtctttctgtttcttttaaaAACGACATTTTAATCACTCTAAAGGAAGAAGACAGAGAAATGCAAAGACAGGAATTAATTCATCTTAAGgagaatgtaaaaaaaatgaaaagcgcCCTTCATTCGAAGCAGTTGCTTTATGATGCTaacaagaaagaaatggcGTTAGCGATGGAGAAGTTGAAATCGGAAGAACAGTCACGAAAGTCTTTACAAAAGGTATGGTTAGCAAATCCGAAACCCGTCAAATAGTAGAAGATAAAAGTTTAAACTATATTTCTAATAGGAAATCGAAAGGATTTCTAAACAGTTAGTGCTTGTCACAGCCGATAAGGAGAAATTGGTGGAAAAGCTAGAACATTCAAAGACGGACCTCATGTTGTTAAAGCAACATAAAATTGACGATCATCCCGTTAACAAAGTTCCCATAATGCTCAAATGTATTCGGAAACAGTCCCTACTAATCGATAACTTATTAAGGCAAATATCGTGCTTGGAACAGTCGAAAAACTTATTGTAAAGCATAGTCTAATCGCATTCCCaaataatattattttaataCGCCCTTTTAAATGCAGTCCTGTTTTGCTTGTCACGCGCATTATCATGTACGAGAATACAATAGTGTTATTTGACGAAGCAGAAAGAgaaatttcttctttcaagTTTCAAAAATTGGTCTTATTTAATAATCATGGTACTTGCGTAACACTATTTTCAGATAATAGCACAAGTAGCATGAGTTTTCAGGCGTTTATCTTCGATAGGGGAGATTTTGGGCTTTACCATAAAAATATCAACTATAACGATTTAAGCCCGTCGTAATCGCACTTTTCAGACGCAAAGAGATTGTGCAACTACTAACTGCACATGGGACGAATAAAAATCAGAAGGCTATACGTAAAACTTACAAAATGATAAGAGATGTTTTTAATCTTTGCCTGTAcctgatatttttattttggtttcagtttcatttttgatttcagTTTCACCCAACCTTATTGGGCATGTTTTCGTTCTTTTACGTATTGCTGGTGTTGTGGTACTGGGTATGTTTTACATGGAAGTGTCGTATGTGTCCTTAACCTCAGTAAACTGACTCTCTAAGCTTTCTGTAGATGTTCTTAATCATCTTAGCTAACACGACGAAGAATCTGAAGacaattttaaagaaaaaaatgaacaatatTTTGGAGAGTGGCCAAACATGCGAGTGGCGACTGGCGATTGGGGAGAATGGCGActgcttttcttttagatttttttctttgtcgaATTTGAAGCTTGGCAACATCGCATTCAGTAATAATTGATGAAGAGAGCTAAAAAAACCATCAAGTTGGAGCAATCAGCGTAGAAAAACTTGCAGCTAACTATTTTCAATATACGTAAGTTTTAGCTATTTACCTCCAATAAACAATAGCAAGTGCTGGTACTGCGAATTTATGTTAGTACATTTACCGGTGACTAGATCTTGTATTTAAGTCTCACGGTGAAAGCCTGATGCTTTGCCATGAGTTTCTAtgcgaatttcttttttccgaaTTTTATCCGTTGTTTATTTCTGTGTGTTGTTTGGGAAATGATTTCAATTACTagtaattttttatatttatcatGTATTCTcaatttaaattgaatttaaatggTCAAGTCAAGTGATGTAAAAGGTAAACAATACCATTGGCTTCTTCCAACACTAGCCATTTCATTTCTTACATAGGACTTTGGACTTGAAACATGGGCAATTTGATGGTAATGATATATTTTACATCTTTCTCTTAGGTGCAATGATGTCCAGTCAACGTGGCCAAAGCAGTTATGGGTCTAAAGCACCCATAGATCTGGAACACATTTGGTCAGACCTTTTACAAGGCATTGAAAAAGTCTACAACAAACAGGCCATGTCTAAAAAACAGTACATGGATCTATACAcgtaatatttttattaacaccatttatttttattttatttcccttttgtttATGTTAAAAGTAATATGTATAATCTTTCTCAGTCATGTGTATGATTATTGCACCAACGTAAATAATCAAGGAGGAAGGGGAAATTCAGTTTCAATCCCCTCTGCTGCCACTAGTAAAGCCAAAAAGAGTCAGGCGGCTGGTGGGGCCCAGTTTGTGGGACATGAACTGTATAAAAGATTAAAGGAATACCTAAAGGCTCATTTAGTCAGTGTTCTTAAGGTATATCTCCAATACAAATCTATACCTTGCACTGGCCCTAGGGAAAGCTGTCTTCTGcaaattatttttctgttttggtAGAATGGAGTTGACTACATGGATGAAACTGTACTCAAGTTTTACACACAACAATGGGAAGAATACCAGTTCAGCTCAAAGGTTTTGAACGGAGTTTGTGCCTATTTAAATCGGTAACGAGGTTTGATGCGATATTAAGAGtggaaaaattattaattacaattatttcaATAGACATTGGGTGAAACGAGAGTGTGAAGAAGGGCAGAAAGGAATTTACGAAATTTATCAATTGGCGCTTGTTACATGGAGAGAAAACTTATTTCGCCATCTCCACAAACAAGTACTACAACCCTAGATGAATTACTTTTTCGCTACAACTTGATCCAATTTCATTTAACAATAGGTAACAAATGCCGTGCTGAAACTCATTGAAAAAGAGCGAAACGGAGATCCTATTAATACACGATTAGTTAGCGGTGTCATGAACTGCTACGTTGAACTTGGTACTTTGCTTACATAGATGGAGAACAGAAAATCCGAATACGTAAaatatctctttttttttttttttaggcttgAACGAGGAAGATCAGTCAGCCAAGGGACAGAATTTATCGGTCTATAAGGATTCATTTGAGAATTCATTCTTAGAGGATACCGAGCGCTTCTATACCCGGGAAAGTGCCGAGTTCCTCCGCCACAATCCAGTGACAGAGTACATGAAGCGAGCCGAACAGCGGTTAACTGAGGAACAAAAACGAGTGCAGACATACTTGCATGAAGCCACCCTTGACAAATTAAGCAAAACCTGTGAAAAAGTCCTCATAGAAAAGCATTTGGAGATCTTTCAGGTATACCCTTTTCATCAGATCGTTGGAGCcccttttcttatttatatCTCTTTATTCTTCAGGCGGAATTTCAACACCTCCTTGCCGACGACAAACATGATGACCTCGGGCGGATGTACCAATTGGTGTCGCGCATATCAGAAGGGTTAACGGAATTGCGAACATTGCTCGAAGATCACATAACCCAGCAAGGCTTGTCGGCCATCGAACGCGAAGGAGAAGCAGCACACAATGATCCTAAGGTATGTCGACCTACTGATGTACAACGAAGCAATACTCGAATAACGTTTACGGACGGTCGCAAAGGTTTACGTTACTACCATTTTGGACGTGCATCGTAAATACAACGCCCTTGTGATGTCAGCGTTTCATAACGATGCTGGATTTGTGGCCGCTTTGGACAAAGCTTGCGGGAAGTTCATTAATAGCAACGCCGTGACAAAGGCTGCAAATTCCTCGTCGAAATCGCCAGAATTGCTGGCCAAATACTGTGATCTTTTACTGAAAAAGAGCGCCAAAAATCCTGAAGAGGCCGAATTAGAGGATACGTTAAATCAAGTGGTTAGTTTTATCTATCAATGATTTCTCTTTACGCGCACCAATTTATTGATTGAACGTGTTTTAAATAGATGGTCGTCTTCAAGTATATTGAAGACAAAGACGTATTCCAGAGGTTCTACAGCAAAATGCTGGCAAAGCGTTTGGTGCAGCATATGTCGGCTTCGGACGACGCCGAAGCGTCAATGATCTCCAAATTAAAACAAGCCTGTGGTTTCGAATATACTTCTAAACTTCAGCGCATGTTTCAAGACATCGGAGTCAGTAAAGATCTCAACGAACAATTTAAGCGCCATCTAACCAATTCTGCCGAGCCGCTTGACATCGACTTCAGTATTCAGGTTAGAAGGCTAGAAGAAGTTTAAAGTTAGCAACGAATGATATTCTATTTCTTAATTTGTACAACAGGTCCTGTCGTCTGGTTCGTGGCCTTTTCAGCAATCAGTCAACTTTTCTCTTCCATCCGAATTAGAGCGCTCCGTCCAACGTTTTACTACCTTTTACAGCAGCCAACACAGTGGTCGCAAATTACATTGGCTCTATCAGATGTCTAAAGGCGAATTAGTCACCAATTGTTTCAAAAATAGATACACTCTTCAGGTTTCTTAAAATTGGATTTAATTTGTTATGGTATTCCTCTGTTTCTTAtgcattttttattgaattgtTCTGTAGGCTTCAACTTTACAGATGGCTGTACTCTTGCAATACAACGTCTCTACTACTTGGACAGCCACACAGCTAAGCGATGCAACAGGAATCAAAATGGATTTATTGCTGCAGGTTATTACGGCCTCTTAAGTGCAGAAGCCTTTTTGATTCGCcaacatctttttcttttatttattcattactatattaatttgtttgttgtttctttcagGTGGCACAAATTCTGCTGAAATCTAAACTGTTGTCGTCTGACGATGACGAAAACGAATTGCAGCAGTCATCTCAGCTGTCGCTTTTTGTTGGATACAAAAAGTAAGGAACGGTTTATCATATTATTTAGTTCGTAGCCACTCGTCTTTATCTTATTGGCTTTATTCTTGTCTTGAACCTTTTCTGCAAAGTAGTGAAGCTTGTAACATTTTATAAAATTACTCAATTTCAGCAAAAAATTACGCGTTAACATCAACATTCCAATGAAGGCGGAACTGAAACAAGAGCAAGAAGCGACGCAACGGCATTTAGAAGAAGACAGGAAGCTATTGATCCAAGCCGCAATTGTACGAATCATGAAAATGCGCAAAGTACTTAAACATCAACAGTTACTAGCTGAGGTTCTAAATCAGCTCTCCTCTCGGTTCAAGCCGAGAGTTCACATAATAAAGGTATTATTTTGATTTActtattggcacaactttatCTATAAACATTTGTATAAACTATATTTCTGTCatatgttaatttttttttttttctttcagaaatGTATTGACATTCTCATCGAAAAGGAATACTTGGAGAGAACCGAGGGACAGAAGGATACTTATTCCTACCTCGCATGACTTCTTTATTCTGCGAGTTTTTCCTTAACTTTTGCCATTTTCGCGTTTAACTTCTACGCTAAAAAATGGGAGTCGAGGAGAGAAAGAGTTTTCACGGTTGTTGCCGCTGTTCAATAGCGGTTTTGTACGAACAGTAGGAACCGTGACCAATTCTAGGAACAAAGACGCTCACGGAGTTGATACATCATATGACTCCTGTTTAGCATACCCATTTCTGTCTTGACTCCCGTTCTATATTTACTTATTTTCCTCGTTCTTTGTTCGTGTATCTTACTGCACTTTTGATTTGGCATTTTCCCCCGTCTGCTCATCCCCTCCATCTGGCTGAGAACTCTTTGTATATACGTAATCCTCGGATCTGAGcgatagaaagaaaaggggcCCTTTGCCAAAGGAAATTGTTTGCCTTTGCTAACTGGGGTTCCTGTCTAAGGCTGTACTAAGTTGATTGAAATCTTGTGACCATGCTGCAACATTGTCCCGTCTTCTTGCGGGATGAGTGGTAAGTGTATTTTGAGTCCTTAGTTTTTGTCGCTCTCTGGAGGTTATCATTTTCGATTGTTAGTGGGTGCGAATGGGTTAATGTGTGAAGTTCTGCTAATAAtatcacaaataaaaatgaaaattatttcatattaGAATTTCCGAAAGAATGTATGTTAGTGTTGTGTTCCCAAATAATTTCGACattttacaacaacaaactgAGGTGGTCTGATAAATTCTAACGCTGGAAATTGGTAGCGGTAATAGGGGCATGCTATGCGGACCCACCCGTCTCTGTTTCGATACACAAATCGTACATTTTGTATACAAATCTTTCCTCTAATTGTCACAGTTCTTTGTTCGAAGAAACTGTAATACACCGTGATAAGTAAGTAACCAGATGAAACTGGTATACTAATGCAATAAAAGCATTTATGgaatttagaaaaatgaaaaatctcgACTGTAAAAATATCCCTTTCTTTGAACGAGCTatgtttgaagaaaaaatcaagCTGATCTCCCTTTCAGCATAATTCACACCAATAATGAAGGCTGAACTCATCGGGTCTTGGATTGGGTACACCATGAGAGTAGAACGCGGTGCCTCGTAGAAATGAGGACTACGTTGGCCGTACTCCGTAGACTGTGGTGTGGTTGCCGCCACCGCGTAAATCATAGAATGAAACTGGTGAGCTCCTCCGATTTTGTCAAAAGTTACCATAATTAAATTTTGCGTTCATCCCTTATTCTGAATTACTATATGAAACTTTAATGAGGTATGTGGCATATTTGATGTTCTACCTTCCATGACAACTAccaaaatggggaaaaaacaacaacaaacaaacaaacccaAACACAAAACtggcttttctcttttctagcTTTTTACCTGGACCATGCTTGCGTCTCTAACGAACGATGGAAATGTTCTTCTGCTGTGTGtgatacatttttgtttggaaaTTTCTTATTTCGATTGTTGGAAACTTATCACTGCCTCAAATACAAAGTATACATTTATGTGTACAGGCTTGCATCAATTtcctttaaaatattttgagGAAACAGGTTCCACAGAATATTCCCCAGGTGAGTCCAAGTAGGAAGAGGAGGCCTTTTGCTCCACCAGTGATTTCGATCGCCATGTCTTTGTCTTCCAACATGGCCGCACACATCTAGATGATGCTGACGGCAAAGCAACACCGGTTTTTACATTcatttaaattgaaatcaacaAATCTTCAGAAAAACTATTGAACACTGTTCGAAAAATATTAATCTTTCTAatccagaaaaaaatttcgttacaaattagaaattaaatttgtaAAATGCATACCAATATGCTTAGTTCTACCTGCAACTCCAGTCATCACCAGAGAAAGAGATATGGGTATCAGCGATATCCGGTGAAAATATCGAAGTTTCTTAAAGTTTTCTCCCCCAAGAAAACAACGCAATTTCAAAAATGGTGTTTGCATCACTTTTCTCTTTGCTTCCTTCGTGGCCAAAAGCACGTACAGAACCAAAGATCAGAAAAAGTTTTCCGCCTGAATATCCCGATCTTAATCAACCGACTGATGAGGAATTTACCACAAACCCAGCAGACC includes the following:
- the LOC116925545 gene encoding phosphatidylinositol 4-phosphate 5-kinase type-1 gamma isoform X4, producing the protein MSTISAVVQLGAVSSMSGPHSILEIGERQEKTHPSSENDTTVHQDGLSHTESNHKEAARSLTPMNQHNPSFDPNDCIPQHDDELSSSEDVATGSSKKEKRPPPLEMAQDPSLATGDGPKTPLSPRARSAGTLKTDREKKLGHRRVGEGGEVTYKKIHTSQIMGSIQLGISHAVGGLASKPERDLLMQDFMTIETTNFYSQGSQLTPAHHYSDFRFKSFAPIAFRYFRDLFGIQPDDFLLSLCNEPLRELTNPGASGSIFYLSADDEFIIKTVQHKEGEFLMKLLLGYYMNLNQNPRTLLPKFFGLYCYICNSKNVRMVVMNNLLPSSIKLHEKYDLKGSTYKRKASKSERSKTVPTFKDLDFLELHPDGIMLEADTYNALIKTIQRDCRVLESFKIMDYSLLVAIHNLDLAAKEEAERRRNNSIGDEDSGEENGAVAGTSSGATGSTQPPPLVRSRSINRQKLVAHSTALESIQAESEPIDEEDDVPPGGIPARNAKGERLLIFLGIIDILQSYRLKKKLEHTLKAMIHDGDTVSVHRPGFYSQRFQNFMAKQVFRKVPSLDLPEFKGKHRKFRNLVSSYLALKHSPSKKKLTARTRATSVTDSAAPANYDQLAVSQESASDAGAMGGVSTLPHPTGASSMSGPATAVTFSNTVVGGGGTSAAGNSVGGGIGGSSGTPVNLPAVLKDRVPSNLRLASGAGSRGPPPPVPPRSPKRVNIAVPTSQGGVSAGPAKVSFRPRASNEDGESRSLPSSSSSSSTPPPAFEDVLRSGPSDRPREQPMAQTSRAGSKSVNVSGKRQTEATVSRNWTSQAEAIRNQEFGKQIETSVVSHTEELVCMTSHHIFSMSEVQLEVRSNSKASSLGSGEILRMASGVLSGGHTPTPTWTEGTPSFTESSSSGFSGSPKMNQTSANSSRVHVKVVNEETLSSSFHQDHEMTHL
- the LOC116925545 gene encoding phosphatidylinositol 4-phosphate 5-kinase type-1 gamma isoform X3, which codes for MSTISAVVQLGAVSSMSGPHSILEIGERQEKTHPSSENDTTVHQDGLSHTESNHKEAARSLTPMNQHNPSFDPNDCIPQHDDELSSSEDVATGSSKKEKRPPPLEMAQDPSLATGDGPKTPLSPRARSAGTLKTDREKKLGHRRVGEGGEVTYKKIHTSQIMGSIQLGISHAVGGLASKPERDLLMQDFMTIETTNFYSQGSQLTPAHHYSDFRFKSFAPIAFRYFRDLFGIQPDDFLLSLCNEPLRELTNPGASGSIFYLSADDEFIIKTVQHKEGEFLMKLLLGYYMNLNQNPRTLLPKFFGLYCYICNSKNVRMVVMNNLLPSSIKLHEKYDLKGSTYKRKASKSERSKTVPTFKDLDFLELHPDGIMLEADTYNALIKTIQRDCRVLESFKIMDYSLLVAIHNLDLAAKEEAERRRNNSIGDEDSGEENGAVAGTSSGATGSTQPPPLVRSRSINRQKLVAHSTALESIQAESEPIDEEDDVPPGGIPARNAKGERLLIFLGIIDILQSYRLKKKLEHTLKAMIHDGDTVSVHRPGFYSQRFQNFMAKQVFRKVPSLDLPEFKGKHRKFRNLVSSYLALKHSPSKKKLTARTRATSVTDSAAPANYDQLAVSQESASDAGAMGGVSTLPHPTGASSMSGPATAVTFSNTVVGGGGTSAAGNSVGGGIGGSSGTPVNLPAVLKDRVPSNLRLASGAGSRGPPPPVPPRSPKRVNIAVPTSQGGVSAGPAKVSFRPRASNEDGESRSLPSSSSSSSTPPPAFEDVLRSGPSDRPREQPMAQTSRAGSKSVNVSGKRQTEATVSRNWTSQAEAIRNQEFGKQIETSVVSHTEELVCMTSHHIFSMSEVQLEVRSNSKASSLGSGEILRMASGVLSGGHTPTPTWTEGTPSFTESSSSGELGFSGSPKMNQTSANSSRVHVKVVNEETLSSSFHQDHEMTHL